The Bacillus sp. Y1 genome has a window encoding:
- a CDS encoding transglycosylase domain-containing protein, which produces MSEERYKYRQERKQAEKERKLQNRSSIKKGKHLKTGLLILSIIGFLVFGGGAIAFSSMVKDAPKLDSAKLVDPLSTKFYDINGNFIYEYGLEKRTKITYEQIPKVLEQAFIATEDSRFYEHHGIDMKRTTKAIWVNVTGDFGSQGGSTITQQVIKNSFLNPEKTIKRKVQEWNLAYQLEQKYSKQDILMMYLNKIYLGNRSYGIASAAQNYFGIGEKDLKNLTLSQAALLAGLPQSPNNYDPTIPENEDAATERRNIVLRSMVREGYITEQQMEKAAKVPVTEGVIPRDQQPNMPYEAFLDATFKEVKKKLKDVDISTDGLSIYTTLDPKAQEYAETMLNTNEIVQYPNDEFQGAFAFLDTKTGEVRALGSGRNHYKAKLLGTNLAIDMQRQPGSTFKPIFDYGPAIEHLKWSTGHLINDQATYYETGQPLFNWDKQYHGMVTIRKALQYSYNIPALLSMREVGIDKAKSFSEQLGITFHDDTVYESYSIGANAVNPLSMAGAYSAFGNNGVFNQPHFVKKVVYPNGKEVDFSNEPKQVMQDYTAFMVTDMLRTVVDSGTGTMANIPELDIAGKTGTTNFDAETRATLNYPENATNDSWFVGYTPQYTMAVWTGYVKNEPNTFMAGDTTKIAHVMFREMMRTFSTDNSQFLQPASVYNENNEWFITGVPSAETPAQTIINKGPENPINNQIKTGKEIKQKGKKQQGKGKGNGKGKNK; this is translated from the coding sequence ATGTCAGAAGAAAGATATAAATATCGTCAGGAACGTAAGCAAGCTGAAAAAGAGAGAAAGCTTCAGAACAGAAGTAGCATAAAAAAAGGGAAACATCTCAAAACAGGGTTATTAATTTTAAGTATCATAGGATTCTTAGTGTTTGGAGGAGGAGCAATAGCCTTTTCTTCTATGGTTAAAGATGCTCCTAAATTAGACTCTGCCAAACTAGTAGACCCGCTTTCAACGAAATTCTATGATATTAATGGCAACTTTATTTATGAATATGGGTTAGAAAAGAGAACGAAGATTACTTATGAGCAAATTCCAAAAGTGTTGGAACAAGCATTTATAGCGACAGAAGATTCCCGATTTTACGAACACCATGGAATCGACATGAAGAGAACGACGAAAGCCATTTGGGTGAACGTAACGGGAGACTTTGGATCTCAAGGTGGAAGCACCATTACACAGCAGGTAATCAAAAATTCATTTTTGAATCCAGAAAAAACGATAAAGAGAAAAGTACAAGAGTGGAATTTGGCGTATCAGTTAGAACAAAAGTACTCCAAACAAGACATATTGATGATGTATTTAAATAAAATATATCTTGGTAACCGCTCATATGGTATAGCATCTGCAGCCCAAAACTACTTTGGTATTGGGGAAAAAGATTTAAAAAACTTAACTCTTTCTCAAGCAGCGTTGTTGGCCGGACTGCCTCAGAGTCCGAATAATTATGATCCGACGATTCCAGAAAACGAGGATGCAGCGACCGAGCGTCGCAATATCGTTCTAAGGTCGATGGTAAGAGAAGGCTATATTACAGAACAACAGATGGAAAAGGCAGCAAAAGTCCCTGTGACAGAGGGGGTCATTCCGAGAGATCAACAACCAAATATGCCTTATGAAGCATTTTTGGATGCAACGTTTAAAGAGGTAAAGAAGAAACTAAAGGATGTTGATATCAGTACGGATGGGTTATCGATTTATACTACTTTGGATCCTAAAGCTCAGGAATATGCTGAAACCATGCTAAACACAAATGAAATAGTTCAATATCCAAATGATGAGTTTCAAGGCGCTTTTGCCTTCTTAGATACGAAAACAGGTGAAGTAAGGGCACTTGGAAGTGGGAGAAACCATTATAAAGCAAAGCTTCTAGGGACGAATTTGGCAATAGATATGCAACGTCAACCCGGCTCCACGTTTAAACCTATATTTGATTACGGTCCAGCCATTGAGCATTTAAAATGGTCCACAGGCCATTTAATCAATGACCAAGCAACATACTATGAAACAGGTCAACCCCTTTTTAACTGGGATAAACAGTACCATGGGATGGTAACGATTCGCAAGGCACTTCAATACTCCTATAATATCCCTGCGCTACTATCAATGAGAGAAGTGGGGATAGACAAGGCAAAAAGCTTTTCGGAACAACTGGGTATTACTTTCCATGATGATACGGTATATGAATCTTATTCAATTGGAGCTAATGCAGTGAACCCATTATCGATGGCTGGTGCTTATAGTGCTTTTGGGAACAACGGAGTCTTTAATCAGCCTCATTTTGTGAAAAAAGTCGTTTACCCGAACGGAAAAGAAGTGGATTTTTCAAACGAACCAAAGCAAGTAATGCAAGATTATACGGCTTTTATGGTAACAGATATGCTTCGTACAGTGGTCGATTCTGGTACGGGTACGATGGCAAATATTCCTGAATTAGATATTGCTGGAAAGACGGGTACAACAAATTTTGATGCGGAGACGCGAGCAACACTCAATTACCCTGAAAATGCTACAAATGATAGCTGGTTTGTTGGATATACACCGCAATACACCATGGCTGTCTGGACAGGATATGTTAAAAATGAACCGAATACATTCATGGCTGGTGACACCACAAAAATCGCCCATGTAATGTTTAGAGAAATGATGAGAACTTTCAGCACAGACAACAGTCAGTTTTTACAACCTGCAAGTGTATATAATGAGAACAATGAATGGTTCATAACAGGGGTTCCATCAGCAGAAACCCCAGCCCAAACCATCATTAATAAAGGACCAGAGAATCCGATTAACAATCAAATTAAAACAGGTAAGGAAATAAAACAAAAAGGGAAAAAACAACAAGGAAAAGGCAAAGGAAATGGAAAAGGGAAAAATAAATAA
- a CDS encoding DUF1349 domain-containing protein: protein MDKLWILEEKFESEQLNSLLEWRCEPKKWMVDTTSSQLVLKTDQETDYWQKTHYGFEADNGHFLYMNTDKNFRMTTKVKAFPRSKYDQAGLMIRFSKDVWVKTSLEYITNTLSKMGSVVTNRGYSDWSTQYMESKEIDLYFRISRIDQNCYVDISWDGEEWIQIRIAHLDIPGDSTISAGLFACSPQGKDQSVHFDFLTIEELSSDPKEAYL, encoded by the coding sequence TTGGATAAACTGTGGATTCTTGAGGAGAAATTTGAAAGTGAACAATTAAATAGTTTACTTGAATGGCGTTGTGAACCTAAGAAATGGATGGTTGACACAACGAGTTCTCAATTGGTTTTAAAAACCGATCAGGAAACAGATTACTGGCAAAAAACACATTACGGCTTTGAAGCAGACAATGGTCATTTTCTTTATATGAATACAGATAAGAATTTTAGAATGACCACAAAGGTCAAAGCTTTTCCAAGGTCAAAGTATGACCAAGCAGGGTTGATGATTCGCTTTTCAAAGGATGTATGGGTTAAAACTTCTTTAGAATATATAACAAATACTTTGAGTAAAATGGGGTCAGTAGTTACCAATCGAGGGTACTCTGACTGGTCCACACAATATATGGAGTCTAAAGAGATTGACCTATACTTTCGAATATCTAGGATTGATCAAAATTGTTATGTTGATATTTCCTGGGATGGGGAAGAATGGATACAAATACGCATAGCTCACTTGGATATTCCTGGTGATTCAACAATATCAGCTGGATTATTCGCATGCAGTCCTCAAGGAAAGGACCAATCTGTGCATTTTGATTTTCTTACCATAGAAGAGCTTTCTTCTGACCCAAAAGAAGCTTACCTATAA